A genome region from Perca fluviatilis chromosome 20, GENO_Pfluv_1.0, whole genome shotgun sequence includes the following:
- the slc35f4 gene encoding solute carrier family 35 member F4 isoform X2: protein MKKHSARVAPLSSYSTQVLTCPISEGGDGSESQADTPGSETSEESRSYQACTNTALKVLGGLLLVLGVSSSWVGTTQVVKLTFQSFSCPFFISWFSSNWNILFFPIYYSGLVVTTREKQTPIQKFRECSKLFGEDGMTLKLFVKRTAPFSILWTLTNYLYLMALKKLTATDVSALYCCHKAFVFLLSWIVLKDRFMGVRIVAAIMAITGIVMMAYADGFHGDSFVGVALAVGSASTSALYKVLFKMFLGSASLGEVAHFLSTMGFFNLIFISCVPLILYFTKVEHWGSLSSLPWGYLCGMAGLWLVFNILVHVGVVLTYPILISIGTLLSVPGNAAVDVLKHEVIFSVVRLAATCIICLGFLLLLLPEEWDSVTLRFLANIADKKSEEHGEELTESSVHTRSRSRANGTVSIPLA, encoded by the exons ATGAAGAAGCACTCAGCCCGGGTGGCTCCTCTCAGCTCGTACAGCACTCAGGTCCTGACCTGCCCCATCTCTGAAG GAGGGGATGGTTCAGAGTCTCAGGCAGACACACCAGGCAGCGAGACCAGCGAAGAGAGCCGGTCCTATCAGGCATGTACCAACACAGCTCTGAAGGTGCTGGGTGGTCTGCTGCTGGTGCTGGGTGTCTCCTCCTCCTGGGTGGGTACCACTCAGGTGGTTAAACTGACCTTCCAGTCCTTCTCCTGTCCCTTCTTCATCTCCTGGTTCAGCAGCAACTGGAACATCCTCTTCTTCCCCATCTACTACTCGGGACTTGTGGTTACCACACGGGAAAAGCAGACTCCCATACAGAAATTCAG GGAGTGCAGCAAGCTCTTTGGGGAGGATGGGATGACTCTCAAGCTTTTCGTAAAGAGAACAGCACCCTTCTCAATCCTGTGGACACTGACCAACTACCTGTACCTCATGGCCTTGAAGAAACTGACCGCCACTGATGTCTCTGCCCTCTACTGCTGCCACAAAGCTTTTGTCTTTCTCTTGTCCTGGATTGTTCTCAAGGACCGTTTCATGGGTGTTCGG ATAGTGGCAGCCATCATGGCCATCACAGGTATTGTCATGATGGCTTATGCTGACGGTTTCCATGGCGATTCCTTTGTGGGCGTGGCATTGGCTGTGGGCTCGGCCTCCACATCAGCTCTCTACAAG GTGCTGTTCAAGATGTTCCTGGGCAGTGCCAGCCTTGGCGAAGTGGCCCACTTCCTTTCAACCATGGGCTTTTTCAACCTCATCTTCATCTCCTGTGTGCCCCTCATCCTCTACTTCACCAAGGTAGAGCACTGGGGCTCACTGTCCTCGCTGCCCTGGGGGTACCTGTGTGGAATGGCAGGACTGTGGCTGG TGTTCAACATCTTGGTCCATGTTGGTGTTGTGCTGACGTACCCCATTCTCATCTCCATAGGGACACTGCTCAGTGTGCCAGGCAATGCAG CTGTAGATGTTTTGAAACATGAGGTGATCTTCAGTGTGGTGCGCCTGGCAGCCACCTGCATCATCTGCCTGGGCTTTTTGCTCCTGCTGCTGCCAGAGGAGTGGGACTCAGTCACTCTGCGATTCCTGGCCAACATCGCAGACAAGAAGTCGGAGGAACATGGCGAGGAACTCACAGAGTCCAGCGTCCACACTCGAAGTCGCAGTCGAGCAAATGGCACTGTCTCCATTCCCTTGGCATGA